The following coding sequences are from one Nicotiana tabacum cultivar K326 chromosome 1, ASM71507v2, whole genome shotgun sequence window:
- the LOC107816601 gene encoding uncharacterized protein LOC107816601 encodes MAGGDKYKEFDFHLRSLSHSARDSNFANDPASDPSLLNSVKSLCDLCISEKSEDLIARVYPHLNRIFQRCVASISQSQTSNGLLLLAILQFFLDFGDVVLHDADPSLRTFFKSCLSREFADPIVAEATLGFLNANKKKISSSFPTLLPQFFPLLLKLIAWNGEKLEKAFLRVFPGLISQGSFLPLFPSIIDLPILVVALEKVEKSSGSLVGSSIASIQKSTAPEMLLALMDEAYTGSTIGDGGVDSESEDSTTMAVADPFFLELLKDENDGLAERHWASPAVAAALQAAVSSPMSDRLKQALRMTPRLLDMYIAIAIHEVNDSLICALVPLLMARYSNLFPDKLFLYEVQKRVLELMLAAFNRSPSFIALLKKPIVDRLGEAYDSPTKTELALQLCWAIGEHGGGGEAHKDAARELFESLELLLYENLSSSRLGLRESALGSDTAKFRKSSQSRLLCFVVTAIAKLATYHRELLPRARVSLAKVARSRISDARVWRRARDYLGLMNEPAICLSILGPCESPSKGMQKPGTVNWSEGGTKMISHVPFYILGEQEGPPHDYSFTDILPGR; translated from the exons ATGGCCGGAGGAGACAAATACAAGGAGTTTGATTTCCATCTAAGATCCTTATCCCACAGTGCTCGAGACTCCAATTTCGCCAACGATCCCGCCTCCGATCCTTCTCTCCTCAATTCC GTCAAAAGTCTTTGCGACTTATGCATAAGTGAGAAATCCGAAGATTTGATTGCTAGGGTTTATCCTCATTTAAATAGGATATTTCAGCGATGTGTTGCCTCAATTTCGCAGTCTCAAACATCCAATGGCCTTCTTCTATTG GCTATACTCCAGTTTTTTCTTGACTTCGGAGATGTGGTCCTGCATGACGCTGATCCTAGTTTACGGACTTTTTTTAAGTCATGCTTGAGCCG TGAGTTTGCAGACCCTATTGTTGCAGAAGCAACCCTTGGCTTTCTGAATGCAAACAAGAAAAAAATTTCAAGTTCGTTCCCTACTTTGCTTCCCCAG TTTTTCCCGTTATTGCTGAAGCTAATTGCATGGAATGGGGAGAA ATTGGAAAAAGCATTTCTTAGAGTATTTCCCGGTTTGATTTCCCAGGGGTCATTTCTTCCACTTTTTCCATCAATCATAGACTTGCCTA tATTGGTTGTGGCTCTGGAAAAGGTGGAGAAGAGTTCAGGATCACTGGTGGGCAGTAGCATAGCTTCGATACAGAAGAGTACAGCTCCTGAG ATGTTGCTAGCACTCATGGATGAAGCGTATACTGGATCAACCATAGGAGATGGAGGGGTGGACTCTGAATCTGAGGATAGCACCACTATGGCAGTAGCTGATCCATTCTTTCTTGAGCTTCTCAAGGATGAGAACGATGGTCTAGCT GAACGCCATTGGGCTTCTCCTGCAGTGGCTGCGGCTCTACAAGCAGCAGTTAGCTCGCCTATGTCTGATAGGCTGAAGCAAGCGCTGAGAATGACGCCTCGGCTGCTTGATATGTATATTGCTATAGCGATCCATGAAGTCAATGATT CTCTAATATGTGCTCTGGTTCCCCTACTTATGGCAAGATATTCCAATTTATTTCCAGACAAGCTATTCTTGTACGAG GTTCAAAAGAGGGTCTTAGAGCTCATGCTTGCAGCCTTTAATCGATCTCCTAGTTTCATTGCACTTCTGAAG AAGCCTATAGTGGACAGACTTGGAGAAGCTTATGATAGTCCGACAAAG ACTGAATTGGCATTACAATTATGCTGGGCAATTGGGGAGCATGGAGGTGGTGGTGAAGCCCACAAAGATGCCGCTCGCGAACTCTTTGAGAGCTTGGAATTACTTTTGTATGAAAACCTTTCTTCAAG CCGTCTGGGTCTGCGTGAATCAGCTCTTGGGTCTGATACTGCAAAATTCAGAAAATCATCACAATCAAGATTATTGTGTTTCGTTGTGACAGCCATTGCTAAGCTTGCCACATATCACCGTGAGCTTTTGCCCAGGGCCCGTGTATCCTTGGCAAAG GTTGCACGTTCTCGGATCTCAGATGCAAGAGTCTGGAGGCGTGCACGTGATTATTTGGGTCTGATGAATGAACCTGCTATATGTTTGTCTATCTTGGGCCCATGTGAATCTCCAAGTAAAGGGATGCAGAAACCTGGCACTGTGAATTGGAGTGAAGGGGGAACtaaaatgatttcccatgttccattTTACATTTTAGGTGAACAAGAAG